One Fusobacterium ulcerans DNA segment encodes these proteins:
- a CDS encoding gp53-like domain-containing protein, with translation MNNLNNKIIIKIKDVAAKHEARVLFDKPFPNKCLGVFLTDYTSGGINKQAIETDSMDKTGFIFLTEAPVADFFMYFAIGY, from the coding sequence ATTAATAATTTAAACAATAAAATAATAATAAAAATTAAAGATGTTGCAGCTAAACATGAAGCCCGAGTTTTATTTGATAAACCTTTTCCTAACAAATGTCTAGGAGTATTCCTTACAGATTACACAAGTGGTGGAATAAACAAACAAGCTATAGAAACAGATTCTATGGATAAAACTGGCTTTATTTTTTTAACTGAAGCACCTGTTGCCGATTTTTTTATGTATTTTGCTATAGGGTATTAA
- a CDS encoding phage tail protein I: protein MSNLLTTDYQKIFPENLKKYKNLQALSLQFEEVFKEEVVAEIPKLAIFKNLEEQSDEVLSALAWQFVIDNWKEELDREVKIRLIKEAYWAHSKKGTKKIIEENLKKLNYPIQLSEWFEFNGQPFTFKVTTTKINTSVHWVDDLLEIINKYKNCRSILESICLDRERENAEYRVGNFVISEIEKEYFSNLEDRDIKLKSYQGIYKTIEMEVER, encoded by the coding sequence ATGAGTAATCTTTTAACTACAGATTATCAAAAGATTTTTCCAGAAAATTTAAAAAAATATAAAAATTTACAAGCTTTATCTCTCCAATTTGAAGAAGTTTTTAAAGAGGAGGTAGTTGCAGAGATTCCCAAATTAGCAATTTTTAAAAACTTAGAAGAACAATCAGATGAAGTCTTATCAGCTTTAGCTTGGCAATTTGTAATAGATAACTGGAAAGAAGAACTAGATAGAGAAGTGAAAATAAGGCTCATAAAAGAAGCTTATTGGGCACATAGTAAAAAAGGAACTAAAAAAATAATAGAAGAAAATTTAAAAAAATTAAACTATCCAATTCAGTTATCAGAATGGTTTGAATTTAATGGACAACCTTTTACTTTTAAAGTGACAACAACAAAAATTAATACTTCAGTACATTGGGTGGATGACTTATTAGAAATAATAAATAAATATAAGAATTGTCGAAGTATACTAGAATCTATTTGCTTAGATAGAGAAAGAGAAAATGCAGAGTATAGGGTTGGAAATTTCGTAATTTCCGAAATTGAAAAAGAATATTTTAGTAATTTAGAAGATAGAGATATAAAACTGAAATCATATCAAGGGATTTATAAGACAATAGAAATGGAGGTAGAAAGATGA
- a CDS encoding baseplate J/gp47 family protein, whose product MSDIRFVDSDVNNIEKILKAGYERIMNLKIAEGDPINDFIGWLTYLFSVSKEEINFTGKMNLLKYAKDEYLDAIGTLVGVERNEEKGAKATIKYTFTKIFTEVVVIPKGHKVAAGSLYFELNENLELKIGTREIIGEVTCITTGEIGNNFEKREINTIVDDIPYLYTVENITVSSGGTNREEDESLRERIHLKPTSFSTAGPVAAYKYYVLTAHQDIVDAEIYTPEETPGVVKIIPLLKNGIIPGEEVLNIVKNILENGVRPFTDNVQVEPPTAENYNIQFKWWLNKEDDILLITPKVSEAVEEYKIWQKQKLGRDINPNKLIQLLIQAGAKRVEITSPVFTKIDKIKIAQEKSIQIDYQGVEDE is encoded by the coding sequence ATGAGTGATATCAGATTTGTGGATAGTGATGTAAATAATATAGAAAAAATTCTTAAAGCTGGATATGAGAGAATTATGAATCTTAAAATTGCTGAAGGAGATCCAATTAATGATTTTATAGGTTGGTTAACTTATTTATTTAGTGTCTCTAAAGAAGAAATTAATTTTACTGGAAAAATGAATCTTCTGAAATATGCTAAGGATGAATATTTAGATGCAATTGGAACTTTAGTAGGAGTAGAGAGAAACGAGGAAAAAGGAGCAAAGGCAACTATAAAATATACCTTTACAAAAATATTTACAGAAGTAGTAGTCATTCCAAAAGGGCATAAAGTAGCTGCTGGGAGTCTATATTTTGAATTAAATGAAAATTTGGAACTTAAAATAGGAACTAGAGAAATTATAGGAGAAGTGACTTGCATAACAACTGGAGAAATAGGGAATAATTTTGAAAAGAGAGAAATAAATACAATAGTAGATGATATACCTTATCTTTATACTGTAGAAAATATAACGGTTTCTAGTGGAGGCACAAACAGAGAAGAAGATGAAAGTCTTAGAGAAAGGATACATTTAAAACCTACATCATTTTCTACAGCTGGACCAGTTGCAGCGTATAAATACTATGTACTAACAGCTCATCAGGATATAGTTGATGCAGAAATATATACTCCTGAGGAAACACCAGGAGTTGTTAAGATAATTCCTTTGCTAAAGAATGGAATTATTCCAGGAGAAGAGGTATTAAATATTGTAAAAAATATATTAGAAAATGGAGTAAGACCTTTTACTGATAATGTTCAGGTTGAACCTCCAACAGCAGAAAATTACAATATACAATTTAAATGGTGGCTAAATAAAGAAGATGATATTCTTTTAATAACTCCTAAAGTAAGTGAAGCAGTGGAAGAATATAAAATCTGGCAAAAACAGAAACTTGGAAGAGATATAAATCCAAATAAACTTATTCAACTTCTGATTCAAGCAGGAGCAAAGAGAGTTGAAATAACAAGTCCAGTTTTCACTAAAATAGATAAAATTAAAATAGCACAAGAAAAATCCATACAAATAGACTATCAGGGGGTAGAAGATGAGTAA
- a CDS encoding phage tail protein, translating to MIVGSLGKVIFACNTYYIKTINNLSISKSVNWIEHKIIESKPKLQFDSANLDEIKFDIHLNAAFKVNPLKVAKELEEYMKKGKKLKFILGGKVIGTGMYVITSISENHKTFSALGTVTKIELSLTLKEYN from the coding sequence ATGATAGTAGGAAGTTTAGGAAAGGTTATATTTGCTTGTAATACTTATTATATTAAAACTATAAATAATCTTTCTATTTCTAAAAGTGTAAACTGGATAGAACATAAAATAATTGAAAGTAAACCTAAGTTGCAATTTGATAGTGCTAATTTAGATGAAATAAAGTTTGATATTCATTTAAATGCAGCTTTTAAAGTGAATCCTCTTAAGGTAGCAAAAGAATTAGAAGAATATATGAAAAAAGGTAAAAAATTAAAATTTATTTTAGGAGGAAAAGTAATAGGAACAGGGATGTATGTGATAACAAGTATTTCTGAAAATCATAAGACTTTTTCTGCATTAGGAACAGTTACAAAGATAGAGTTATCATTAACTTTAAAGGAGTATAACTAA
- a CDS encoding phage baseplate assembly protein V: MIRFGTVSIVNNKKGTVKVTFEDLEIQSEELIVFQGRTTGTKEYKMPVIGEKGLCLIVDNGDSGYYLGSGFSEVNPIPVGADEGKDIKLYKDGTRIEYDEKTSRLYVNCKKSIEIVCPEISIIGDITIDGNINLTKGDIKADGVSLKTHKTSGVKAGSDISGPPE; encoded by the coding sequence ATGATAAGATTTGGAACTGTATCTATAGTAAATAATAAAAAAGGGACTGTAAAAGTTACTTTTGAAGATTTGGAAATACAATCAGAAGAATTAATTGTATTTCAGGGAAGAACTACTGGAACAAAAGAATATAAAATGCCTGTAATAGGTGAAAAAGGACTTTGTTTGATAGTAGACAATGGAGATAGTGGCTATTATCTTGGAAGCGGTTTTTCAGAGGTTAATCCAATTCCAGTAGGAGCAGATGAAGGAAAAGATATAAAACTATATAAAGATGGAACCAGAATTGAATATGATGAAAAAACTTCAAGATTATATGTAAATTGTAAAAAAAGTATAGAGATTGTATGTCCTGAAATTTCAATTATTGGTGATATAACAATTGATGGAAATATAAATCTTACAAAAGGAGATATAAAAGCAGATGGAGTATCTTTAAAAACACATAAAACATCTGGAGTAAAAGCAGGAAGTGATATTTCTGGACCTCCAGAATAG
- a CDS encoding phage late control D family protein codes for MIEKIKEDYKKLVGDTRRISLSICYEGKDITQFIQDDLLNFSQSDSLNEFDTIEMTLQDRKQLWISGWKPLKGDKIEAIAYLWNWENEGMIEINIGTFYVDNIQFSGPPDTVKIKAISIDITKDIMDSKKNRVWENVTIKRVAQDIAKECGLELIWEADFNRKYTRLAEKLESHFNFLKRITKEAGIDVKLYNDRLILFEEEVYEKKESVMTFKRTDLISYSFEEDDTDTYAGCKISFWDPKIEEKMEWTFMAKKRKGYKRGTQRILFINEEKCPPGETDSQKRAYLAKIAEKALREKNKKAIKGNISILGRERFLTAGETIKIEGFGDFAGKYLITDISIDFSNYNLSLSLRKVEEEEEEK; via the coding sequence ATGATAGAAAAAATAAAAGAAGATTATAAAAAATTAGTAGGAGATACAAGAAGAATTTCTCTTTCCATATGTTATGAAGGGAAAGATATTACACAATTTATTCAAGATGATTTATTAAATTTTTCTCAGTCAGATTCTTTAAATGAATTCGATACTATCGAAATGACATTGCAGGATAGAAAGCAACTTTGGATATCTGGGTGGAAACCTTTGAAGGGGGATAAAATAGAAGCAATAGCTTATTTATGGAACTGGGAAAACGAAGGAATGATAGAAATAAACATAGGGACCTTTTATGTAGATAATATTCAATTTTCTGGACCTCCTGATACAGTGAAAATAAAAGCAATATCTATAGATATAACTAAAGATATAATGGACAGTAAAAAAAATAGAGTATGGGAAAATGTAACAATAAAGAGAGTGGCACAGGATATAGCTAAAGAATGTGGATTAGAATTAATCTGGGAAGCTGATTTTAATAGAAAGTATACTAGACTAGCAGAAAAATTAGAATCTCATTTTAATTTTCTAAAAAGAATTACAAAGGAAGCAGGAATAGATGTGAAGCTATATAATGATAGGTTAATCTTATTTGAAGAGGAAGTTTATGAAAAAAAAGAATCTGTAATGACATTTAAAAGAACAGATCTTATTTCTTATTCTTTTGAGGAAGATGATACAGATACATATGCAGGATGTAAAATATCATTTTGGGATCCCAAAATAGAAGAAAAAATGGAATGGACTTTTATGGCAAAAAAAAGAAAAGGTTATAAAAGAGGAACCCAAAGAATTCTTTTTATCAATGAAGAAAAATGTCCTCCTGGAGAAACTGATTCACAAAAAAGAGCATATTTAGCTAAAATAGCTGAAAAGGCTTTAAGAGAAAAGAATAAAAAAGCTATAAAGGGTAATATATCTATATTAGGAAGAGAAAGATTTTTAACAGCAGGTGAAACTATAAAAATAGAAGGCTTTGGAGATTTTGCTGGAAAATACCTGATAACAGATATTAGTATAGATTTTTCCAACTATAATCTAAGTCTATCTTTGAGAAAAGTAGAAGAAGAAGAGGAAGAAAAATGA
- a CDS encoding tail protein X: MEEDKIYTTISGDTWDSISYKIFGDSKAYNTLFELNQEFIGTVIFEAGKNIKYRDIPKTYDETVPPWRR; the protein is encoded by the coding sequence GTGGAGGAAGATAAAATATATACTACTATTTCAGGGGATACTTGGGATAGTATTTCTTATAAAATTTTTGGAGATTCTAAAGCGTATAATACTTTATTTGAGCTTAATCAAGAATTTATAGGAACAGTCATTTTTGAAGCAGGAAAAAATATAAAGTATAGAGATATTCCTAAAACTTATGATGAAACTGTTCCTCCTTGGAGAAGATAA
- a CDS encoding phage tail tape measure protein: MAVKQLAISFGIGATIAGGFASAFKSANATVDSVNKRILDLKKTQESLKNFESLKTGLQNIAKEMEITSKSIVDLNGELKVNSDKNKELQKTYNNLGNEMKKTENNISSIKLKMSELDGNLKKNKENTDKLKLEERRLKEEMKNTSTEGAEKLKNKLTDLRADILKNEDNALKLRTEYSKLGKELKSSSEELEPLKKKMKDVTKEIQDNSTKGNQLEKSYKNLENRSQQLKNSYSTQENKINSVSEALKNQGISIEDTSKAYDELNQKSEKYNNILKKYDKAKSISEKGGKVSSFGTGVIGIGGAVTGIGVNVAKSAIKAESSFADVKKQFDFKDKDEEEKFKTELQKIVTEKGIAISQEDLYGMAATAGQSGIGQEEAISYVEQAAKMAVAFDMSREDAAKNMFIWKNAFGMDLTQLKELGDQINILGNNTGATETQISDFITRMGNIPKIAGMAVNQTAALGATLIEMGMAPEKAATGATKLLNALTAGDAAKGEVGKALDILGINPKYLAKETQEDPEKAMEKVFSRLGKVNESKRAAVLKMLFGDEGKVAAANLLEAQEKYNKNLGIVRDKEIYDGAQEEEFRNKNNTTENKLQVLKTQFDFIKADLGTELLPVIQDLAKYGTEFAKKITKLMKENPEGVKKLVMNLVKLTVGLYGAGLAIKAIGLGMKGWSMGLKTVAYISEKEIASKVVNNLVFLKKGVLSFGKTVGSGIIGFGKTAGKAMVTLGKIGMTALASPVTWIIAGILALVAAGYLLYKNWDKVKEKTAGLRKAIGELIDKYWFLMGPLGYVLKAGRLVYQNWDTIMEKGGELKEYLINMVAGWIENWDSFKEKSENVLDASFDWIKEKWTSVKDTGAEVIDFFIEAYSKIDGFFTKVGEKWEGVKSFGANKWSQTKSFFGFGEEAIPGYATGGIVTSPTLAMIGEGGNSESIIPLTKNANSLSLWEKTGRFLGAYDSRENFNNGLSEFNFTYAPVIYANNATGVEEALRKDKEVSYNQFKSYFERYQREVYRKGGGR; this comes from the coding sequence ATGGCTGTTAAACAATTAGCTATTTCTTTTGGGATAGGGGCTACAATAGCTGGAGGCTTTGCAAGTGCTTTTAAAAGTGCAAATGCTACTGTAGATAGTGTGAACAAAAGAATATTGGATTTAAAGAAAACACAAGAAAGTCTTAAAAATTTTGAAAGTTTAAAAACAGGGCTACAAAATATCGCAAAGGAAATGGAGATAACAAGTAAGTCCATAGTAGATTTAAATGGAGAATTGAAAGTTAATTCTGATAAAAATAAAGAATTGCAGAAGACATATAATAATCTTGGAAATGAAATGAAAAAAACAGAAAATAATATCTCTTCAATAAAATTGAAAATGTCAGAATTAGATGGAAACTTAAAGAAGAATAAAGAAAATACAGATAAATTAAAGCTTGAAGAACGAAGATTAAAGGAAGAAATGAAAAATACCTCAACAGAAGGAGCAGAGAAGTTAAAAAATAAATTAACAGATCTTAGAGCTGATATATTGAAGAATGAAGATAATGCTTTAAAATTGAGAACAGAGTATTCTAAACTTGGTAAAGAATTAAAATCATCTAGTGAAGAACTAGAACCATTAAAGAAGAAAATGAAAGATGTAACAAAAGAAATACAAGATAATTCAACCAAAGGAAATCAACTTGAAAAGAGTTATAAAAATTTAGAGAATCGTTCTCAGCAGTTAAAAAATTCATACAGCACACAAGAAAATAAGATAAATTCAGTAAGTGAAGCTCTAAAAAATCAAGGAATATCAATTGAAGATACTTCTAAAGCTTATGATGAACTTAATCAAAAGTCAGAAAAATATAATAATATATTAAAAAAATATGATAAAGCTAAAAGTATAAGTGAAAAAGGGGGAAAGGTTTCTTCTTTTGGAACTGGAGTTATAGGAATTGGAGGGGCAGTAACAGGAATAGGAGTAAATGTTGCTAAATCAGCAATAAAAGCTGAAAGCTCTTTCGCAGATGTTAAAAAGCAGTTTGATTTTAAAGATAAAGATGAGGAAGAAAAATTTAAAACTGAGCTTCAAAAAATTGTAACTGAAAAAGGAATTGCTATATCACAAGAAGATTTATATGGTATGGCAGCAACCGCAGGACAATCAGGAATAGGACAAGAGGAAGCAATATCTTATGTAGAACAGGCTGCTAAAATGGCAGTAGCTTTTGATATGTCTAGAGAAGATGCTGCTAAGAATATGTTTATATGGAAAAATGCTTTTGGAATGGACTTAACTCAATTAAAAGAATTAGGAGATCAAATAAATATTTTGGGAAACAATACAGGAGCAACAGAAACTCAAATTTCTGATTTTATAACTCGTATGGGAAACATTCCTAAGATAGCAGGAATGGCAGTAAATCAGACAGCAGCATTAGGAGCAACTTTAATAGAAATGGGAATGGCTCCTGAAAAAGCAGCAACAGGTGCCACTAAGCTATTAAATGCTTTGACAGCAGGAGATGCAGCTAAAGGAGAAGTAGGAAAAGCTTTAGATATCTTAGGAATCAATCCCAAATATTTAGCTAAAGAGACTCAAGAAGACCCTGAAAAAGCTATGGAAAAAGTATTTAGCAGACTAGGAAAAGTAAATGAATCCAAAAGAGCAGCAGTTTTAAAAATGCTTTTTGGAGATGAAGGAAAGGTTGCAGCAGCTAATTTATTAGAGGCACAAGAGAAATATAATAAGAATTTAGGAATTGTTAGAGATAAAGAAATTTATGATGGAGCTCAAGAAGAAGAATTTAGAAATAAAAATAATACAACTGAAAATAAATTACAAGTTCTTAAAACACAATTTGATTTTATAAAAGCTGATTTAGGAACAGAGCTTTTACCTGTAATACAAGATTTAGCAAAATATGGAACAGAATTTGCCAAGAAGATAACTAAATTAATGAAAGAAAATCCTGAAGGAGTAAAAAAACTTGTTATGAATTTAGTAAAGTTAACTGTTGGGTTATATGGAGCAGGATTGGCTATTAAAGCAATAGGGTTAGGGATGAAAGGATGGTCTATGGGCTTAAAAACTGTTGCATATATATCAGAAAAAGAAATAGCAAGTAAAGTTGTTAACAATTTAGTTTTTTTAAAAAAAGGAGTATTAAGCTTTGGAAAAACAGTAGGAAGCGGAATAATAGGTTTTGGAAAAACAGCAGGAAAAGCTATGGTGACATTGGGGAAGATAGGAATGACCGCACTTGCAAGTCCTGTTACTTGGATAATAGCAGGAATATTGGCTTTAGTAGCAGCAGGATACCTATTATATAAAAATTGGGATAAGGTGAAAGAAAAAACAGCAGGATTGAGGAAAGCTATAGGAGAATTAATAGATAAGTATTGGTTCTTAATGGGACCTTTAGGATATGTTTTAAAAGCAGGAAGGCTTGTTTATCAAAACTGGGATACTATTATGGAAAAAGGAGGAGAACTTAAAGAATATCTGATTAATATGGTAGCAGGATGGATAGAAAATTGGGATTCATTTAAAGAAAAAAGTGAAAATGTACTAGATGCAAGTTTTGATTGGATAAAAGAAAAATGGACTTCTGTAAAAGATACAGGAGCAGAGGTAATAGATTTCTTTATAGAAGCTTACAGTAAGATAGATGGATTCTTTACAAAAGTTGGAGAAAAATGGGAAGGAGTAAAATCTTTTGGAGCTAATAAATGGAGTCAGACAAAATCATTTTTTGGTTTTGGAGAAGAGGCGATCCCTGGATATGCAACTGGAGGTATTGTAACAAGTCCTACTCTTGCCATGATAGGAGAAGGAGGCAATTCAGAGTCTATAATTCCACTAACTAAAAATGCTAATAGCCTTAGTTTGTGGGAAAAAACAGGAAGATTTCTTGGAGCATATGATTCTAGGGAAAACTTTAATAACGGATTATCTGAATTTAATTTTACATATGCACCAGTTATATATGCTAATAATGCAACTGGAGTGGAAGAAGCATTAAGAAAAGATAAAGAAGTTTCTTATAATCAATTTAAAAGTTACTTTGAAAGATATCAAAGGGAGGTGTACAGAAAAGGTGGAGGAAGATAA
- a CDS encoding phage antirepressor: MELMTIKNVRGYIDEKETAFLNLEDVAHGLGFTETAKSGNEVVRWRRVKDYLVDLRVIATGGDGQGKQSLPEFIPENIFYKLCMKANNQTARKFQDLVCDEILPTIRKNGMYVTEKLLDDPDLAIKAFTKLKEEREKRKQLESKVENLQVENEIQKQVISEFEPVKEYMDFILSSAETMCISQIAADYGLSGHALNKILNEKGIIRKVNDQWILYKEHMNKGYTQSCTYRLQIIMGYKVAVNTKWTQKGRLKIHEILTSMGIKANMDKENKL; encoded by the coding sequence ATGGAATTAATGACAATAAAAAATGTAAGAGGATATATAGATGAAAAAGAAACAGCATTTTTAAATCTTGAAGATGTTGCACATGGACTTGGATTCACAGAAACTGCAAAAAGTGGTAATGAAGTGGTTAGATGGAGAAGAGTAAAAGATTATCTTGTTGATTTGAGAGTCATCGCCACAGGTGGCGATGGTCAGGGAAAGCAGAGTTTACCTGAGTTTATACCAGAAAATATATTCTACAAACTATGTATGAAGGCTAATAACCAAACAGCTAGAAAATTTCAAGACCTAGTATGTGATGAAATACTTCCTACAATTAGAAAAAATGGAATGTATGTTACTGAAAAATTATTAGATGATCCTGATTTGGCTATCAAAGCTTTTACTAAGTTAAAAGAAGAAAGAGAAAAAAGAAAGCAGCTGGAATCTAAAGTGGAAAATCTTCAAGTAGAAAATGAGATTCAAAAACAGGTTATATCTGAGTTTGAACCTGTAAAAGAGTATATGGATTTTATACTTTCATCAGCTGAGACAATGTGTATTTCACAAATAGCAGCTGACTATGGATTGAGTGGTCACGCATTAAATAAAATTCTCAATGAAAAAGGAATTATAAGAAAAGTAAATGATCAATGGATTTTATATAAAGAGCATATGAACAAAGGATATACTCAAAGCTGTACATATAGATTACAAATAATAATGGGATATAAAGTGGCTGTAAATACTAAATGGACACAAAAAGGAAGATTAAAAATACATGAAATTCTTACTAGTATGGGAATAAAAGCAAATATGGATAAAGAAAACAAGTTGTAA
- a CDS encoding phage major tail tube protein gives MANPNTGVIPEKAINYKLYTDGSASLAALVDVDLPEIKYITETISGAGIAGEIESPTLGHTSSLILGLNVRSLIDEDFTMLEQKSYSLEIKAGMQSNDQVNGKLLVGKLSIMAKGVPTGLTLGKLSVGKPTDSKREFSLTYLKVEYDGKKLLEIDKINMIFEVNGSDVLAEVRAALGM, from the coding sequence ATGGCAAACCCAAATACTGGAGTAATTCCAGAAAAAGCGATTAATTATAAATTATACACAGATGGATCAGCATCTTTAGCAGCATTAGTAGATGTTGATTTACCAGAAATTAAATATATTACAGAAACTATATCAGGAGCAGGGATAGCTGGAGAAATTGAATCTCCTACTCTTGGGCATACAAGTTCTTTGATACTGGGATTGAATGTAAGAAGTTTGATAGATGAAGATTTTACTATGTTGGAACAGAAAAGCTATTCTCTGGAAATCAAAGCAGGAATGCAGTCAAACGATCAAGTAAATGGGAAATTACTGGTAGGAAAACTATCTATTATGGCAAAGGGAGTTCCAACAGGATTAACATTAGGGAAATTATCTGTAGGAAAGCCTACAGATTCTAAAAGGGAATTTTCTTTAACTTATTTAAAAGTAGAATATGATGGTAAAAAATTATTAGAGATTGACAAGATCAACATGATTTTTGAAGTGAATGGATCAGATGTATTAGCAGAGGTAAGAGCTGCTTTAGGAATGTAG
- a CDS encoding phage tail sheath family protein produces the protein MGFKHGITGQETPTSIVAVVSDGLTPTYVGTAPINMCKVENINEPILCYSYEEAVENFGYVKDFENYTLCEAIDAHFSKFGIGPIVLINVLDPTIHKKAITEEETLPLTEQKTYVIKKLGVLPDTVKITPAMEVVKEFDSEGYLVLITMSEEVTPGNNIKVTYEFLDPEAVKKDDIVGGIDANTGNKKGLECISKVFPKYRVVPNPILAPKYSTDSVVAAVMETKASSINGHFQAIALVDIDTKSVIKYSDAPQTKNNNNLNSTFLDVYYPKVALGEQEYHLSTQIACIMLQLANESEGIPYQSPSNVNLKADKSCLTGGKDVFLGVDEANYLNGQGINTAINWIGGWKSWGNRTSCYPANTDPKDCFIASRMMYNYLNNTLVLTFWQKVDKAINKVLIKTIVDTANIWMNGLTASGKIMGGRVEFREEDNPLTSLIDGKIKFKTYYTPTLPGEEICFDKEIDVNYYNSLF, from the coding sequence ATGGGTTTCAAACATGGAATAACTGGACAAGAAACACCTACATCCATTGTAGCAGTAGTATCAGATGGACTTACTCCTACATATGTAGGAACTGCTCCTATAAATATGTGCAAAGTAGAAAATATAAATGAACCAATTTTATGCTATAGCTATGAAGAAGCAGTAGAAAATTTTGGATATGTAAAAGATTTTGAAAATTATACTCTTTGTGAAGCAATAGATGCGCATTTCAGTAAATTTGGAATAGGACCTATTGTACTAATAAATGTATTAGATCCAACTATACATAAAAAAGCTATAACAGAAGAGGAAACTCTTCCATTAACAGAGCAAAAGACATATGTAATAAAAAAACTAGGAGTACTACCAGACACAGTAAAAATAACACCAGCAATGGAAGTTGTAAAAGAATTTGATAGTGAAGGATATTTAGTTTTAATTACTATGTCAGAAGAAGTAACACCAGGAAATAATATAAAAGTAACATATGAATTTCTAGATCCAGAAGCGGTAAAGAAAGATGATATAGTTGGAGGAATAGATGCTAATACAGGCAATAAAAAAGGACTTGAATGTATTTCTAAAGTTTTTCCTAAATATAGAGTAGTTCCAAATCCTATTCTAGCTCCTAAATATTCAACTGATTCAGTTGTAGCAGCTGTAATGGAAACTAAGGCAAGTAGCATAAATGGACATTTTCAGGCAATTGCTTTAGTAGATATTGATACTAAAAGCGTGATTAAATATTCGGATGCACCCCAAACCAAAAATAATAATAACTTAAATTCTACTTTTCTAGATGTATACTATCCAAAAGTTGCTTTAGGAGAGCAGGAATATCACTTATCAACACAAATAGCCTGTATAATGCTTCAACTAGCTAATGAAAGTGAGGGAATTCCTTATCAATCTCCTTCTAATGTGAATTTAAAAGCTGATAAAAGTTGCCTAACAGGAGGAAAAGATGTATTTCTTGGGGTAGATGAAGCAAACTATCTTAATGGACAGGGAATAAATACAGCAATTAACTGGATAGGAGGATGGAAAAGCTGGGGGAATAGAACATCTTGTTATCCAGCTAATACAGATCCAAAAGATTGTTTTATAGCCTCAAGAATGATGTATAACTATCTAAACAATACTTTAGTTCTTACATTCTGGCAAAAAGTGGATAAAGCAATTAACAAAGTTTTGATAAAGACAATTGTTGATACAGCTAATATTTGGATGAATGGCTTAACAGCATCAGGAAAGATAATGGGAGGAAGAGTAGAATTTAGAGAGGAAGATAATCCTCTGACATCTTTGATAGATGGAAAAATTAAGTTTAAAACATATTATACTCCTACTTTACCAGGAGAAGAAATATGTTTTGATAAAGAAATAGATGTCAATTACTATAATAGCTTATTTTAG
- a CDS encoding phage tail protein → MELSIEMKNFEKARNMLSGIENGAERAATVSINKTLIKMKLAVKKKVTEEYNIKSGEIEKSLKIRKASFSTLSGTIESKSTRLTLYKFLTGNTGKRLIVKIKKSEGLKPVTGKSNYSGVPFIATMKNGHRGIFQRILNSSNPIKENYTLGIPQMIGYSSVSEFVFKEGKEVLEESMEREIARILKGYL, encoded by the coding sequence ATGGAACTTTCTATAGAAATGAAAAATTTTGAAAAAGCTAGAAATATGCTTTCTGGGATAGAAAATGGAGCTGAAAGAGCAGCTACAGTATCTATAAATAAAACTCTGATAAAAATGAAATTAGCAGTGAAAAAGAAAGTGACAGAAGAATATAACATAAAAAGTGGAGAAATAGAAAAATCTTTAAAAATAAGGAAAGCTAGTTTTTCTACTCTTTCTGGAACTATAGAATCAAAAAGTACAAGACTGACACTCTATAAGTTTTTAACTGGAAATACTGGAAAAAGACTAATAGTAAAAATAAAAAAATCAGAGGGATTAAAACCAGTAACTGGAAAATCAAACTATTCAGGAGTTCCTTTCATAGCAACAATGAAAAATGGACATCGAGGAATATTTCAGAGAATTTTAAATTCTTCTAATCCTATCAAAGAAAACTATACTTTAGGAATACCTCAAATGATTGGTTATTCTTCTGTATCAGAATTTGTATTCAAAGAAGGAAAAGAAGTATTAGAAGAGTCTATGGAAAGAGAAATAGCAAGAATATTAAAGGGGTATCTATGA